The following proteins are encoded in a genomic region of Cyanobacteriota bacterium:
- a CDS encoding glycosyltransferase family 2 protein — MKDKILVAIPMYNCEKQIPRVIAQFDQQMSEFITEVLIIDNGSKDNGLEAAKINLSKLSKLKVTLFQNCDNYSLGGTHKVAFNYAINNGFDYCVILHGDDQGSIHDLLPHLKSGEYRDYDCFLGARFHKDSKLEGYFWFRTFGNIVVNFLCSVACRHWVEDMGSGLNIFSTKYLSNKFYLYFPNDLTYNVYLLLYAVYSKAKFKFFPLLWREDDQVSNARMFKQGFQILGLLGQYLLNAKEIFSTEDNEYSVIDYQSNTIYSH; from the coding sequence CAATGTACAACTGTGAGAAACAGATACCTAGAGTCATTGCTCAATTTGACCAGCAGATGTCTGAATTCATTACTGAAGTTTTGATTATTGATAACGGTAGCAAAGACAATGGACTTGAAGCTGCTAAAATAAATCTGTCTAAATTAAGCAAGCTCAAAGTGACTTTGTTTCAGAACTGCGATAACTATAGTCTTGGTGGCACTCACAAGGTTGCTTTTAATTATGCCATCAATAATGGCTTTGATTATTGTGTGATTTTACATGGTGATGATCAGGGTAGTATTCATGATTTATTACCGCATCTCAAGAGCGGTGAGTATCGTGACTATGATTGTTTCCTTGGAGCTCGTTTTCATAAGGACTCTAAACTAGAAGGCTATTTTTGGTTTAGGACTTTTGGTAATATCGTTGTGAATTTCTTGTGCTCTGTTGCTTGCCGTCACTGGGTTGAGGATATGGGTTCTGGGCTCAATATCTTTAGCACCAAGTATCTATCTAACAAGTTCTATCTTTATTTCCCTAACGACCTTACTTATAATGTCTACCTCTTGCTCTATGCAGTTTATAGCAAAGCTAAGTTCAAGTTCTTTCCGCTACTATGGCGTGAAGATGACCAAGTGAGCAACGCTAGAATGTTCAAACAGGGCTTTCAGATACTCGGCTTGCTGGGACAGTATCTGCTTAATGCCAAAGAGATCTTTTCCACTGAGGATAATGAGTACTCAGTGATTGATTATCAATCCAATACCATCTATTCGCATTAG